The following are encoded in a window of Streptomyces sp. Go-475 genomic DNA:
- a CDS encoding FtsX-like permease family protein, with product MSSDLRLALELIRGSDRREWWRIALTVTGAALATGFALGAVVLASLRGGHQVPVGHGLLDEPGTRSGVIVSLLLLLVPVLGFLGQCTRIGAVHRDRRLAGLRLAGATPWQVRRIAALETGLACLLGSAVATVCSVVLLLRLWAEPTVLAWAGVAAVSVGVPVLGAATGALALRRVVASPLGWVRRVRPRSGRGPGLLFLGAMLLVAVLALGAVLSTSTSPGRPGTDHWRTPLLVFGLIIAVGAGAVWLAGATAGLTGRLLAPRARSAATLIAAERLRDDPWAAARTHAAVLLVTIVGAVFTGVRQVLLEVVNSDRQLSESTSYYTTGLDLTATAIAVGLLITLSGLAVGTAESLATRRRGLAAQAAAGVPHAVLGRALLLETALPLAPAVLLAGAGGAALGTGYAKLADGGHWPTPWTALLVPVVVYAACLLAAATALPLLRRSVRPGELRYA from the coding sequence GTGAGTTCCGACCTCCGTCTCGCCCTGGAGCTGATCCGCGGCTCCGACCGCCGGGAGTGGTGGCGGATCGCGCTCACCGTGACCGGCGCGGCGCTCGCGACCGGCTTCGCGCTCGGGGCCGTCGTACTGGCCTCCCTGCGGGGCGGTCACCAGGTGCCCGTGGGCCACGGCCTGCTGGACGAGCCCGGCACGCGCTCCGGGGTGATCGTCAGCCTGCTGCTCCTGCTCGTCCCGGTGCTGGGCTTCCTCGGCCAGTGCACCCGCATCGGCGCCGTGCACCGCGACCGGCGGCTGGCCGGGCTGCGGCTGGCCGGGGCGACGCCCTGGCAGGTGCGGCGGATCGCGGCACTGGAGACCGGGCTGGCCTGCCTGCTGGGCTCGGCGGTCGCCACCGTCTGCTCGGTGGTGCTCCTGCTGCGCCTGTGGGCTGAGCCGACCGTCCTCGCCTGGGCGGGCGTCGCGGCGGTCTCCGTCGGGGTGCCGGTGCTGGGCGCGGCGACGGGCGCGCTGGCCCTGCGCCGCGTGGTGGCCTCGCCCCTCGGCTGGGTGCGCCGGGTGCGGCCGCGCAGCGGACGGGGCCCGGGGCTGCTGTTCCTGGGCGCGATGCTGCTGGTGGCGGTCCTGGCGCTCGGCGCCGTGCTCAGCACCTCCACCTCCCCAGGCCGGCCGGGCACGGATCACTGGCGGACGCCGCTGCTGGTGTTCGGCTTGATCATCGCGGTGGGCGCGGGCGCGGTGTGGCTCGCCGGGGCCACGGCGGGGCTCACCGGGCGGCTGCTGGCGCCCCGGGCCCGGTCGGCGGCGACGCTGATCGCGGCGGAACGGCTGCGCGACGACCCGTGGGCGGCGGCCCGTACGCATGCTGCGGTGCTGCTGGTGACCATCGTGGGTGCCGTCTTCACAGGCGTCCGGCAGGTGCTCCTGGAAGTGGTGAACTCGGACAGGCAGCTGAGCGAGAGCACGTCCTACTACACCACCGGCCTCGACCTGACGGCCACCGCCATCGCGGTCGGTCTCCTCATCACCCTGTCCGGTCTCGCCGTCGGCACCGCCGAGTCCCTGGCCACCCGCCGCCGCGGCCTGGCCGCACAGGCCGCCGCCGGGGTGCCGCACGCGGTGCTCGGCCGGGCGCTGCTGCTGGAGACCGCGCTGCCGCTGGCACCGGCGGTGCTGCTCGCGGGCGCCGGGGGCGCGGCACTCGGCACCGGATACGCCAAGCTCGCCGACGGCGGACATTGGCCCACGCCATGGACGGCGCTCCTGGTCCCCGTGGTGGTCTACGCCGCCTGCCTGCTGGCCGCCGCCACCGCGCTGCCCCTGCTGCGCCGCTCGGTGCGCCCCGGGGAGCTGCGGTACGCCTGA
- a CDS encoding BadF/BadG/BcrA/BcrD ATPase family protein: MGLTARVLAIDAGNSKTDVAIVTADGEVLATARGDGFRPPAVGLDTAMRTLAEPVAQALTTAGTPSVTHVSACLANADFPVEEDQLAVALRSHHWGTTVTVRNDTFAILRAGVTEPRGVAVVCGAGINCVGMRPDGRTARFPALGRVSGDWGGGWGLSEEALWHAARAEDGRGAPTALAHTLPAHFGLPSMYALIEALHLGHIPPPRRHELTPVLFTTAADGDPIARRIVERQAEEVVSMAVVALTRLDLLAEETPVLLGGGVLAARHPQLDDHIEHLLRSRAPKAVPQVVTASPVLGAALLGLDRVGSGKGAQERLRRHFDG; this comes from the coding sequence GTGGGCCTGACCGCACGTGTCCTCGCGATCGACGCGGGCAACAGCAAGACGGACGTCGCGATCGTGACGGCGGACGGAGAAGTCCTGGCCACGGCACGCGGGGACGGCTTCCGCCCACCGGCCGTGGGCCTCGACACGGCGATGCGAACCCTCGCCGAACCGGTCGCCCAGGCCCTCACCACCGCCGGGACGCCCTCGGTCACCCACGTCTCGGCATGCCTGGCCAACGCCGACTTCCCCGTCGAGGAGGACCAGTTGGCGGTGGCCCTGAGGTCGCACCACTGGGGCACGACGGTGACGGTCCGCAACGACACCTTCGCGATCCTCCGCGCCGGCGTCACCGAACCCCGGGGTGTCGCGGTCGTCTGCGGCGCGGGCATCAACTGCGTGGGCATGCGCCCCGACGGCCGCACCGCCCGCTTCCCCGCACTCGGCAGGGTCTCCGGCGACTGGGGCGGCGGCTGGGGCCTGTCCGAGGAGGCCCTGTGGCACGCCGCCCGCGCGGAGGACGGCCGCGGCGCCCCCACCGCCCTCGCCCACACCCTCCCCGCCCACTTCGGCCTGCCCTCCATGTACGCCCTCATCGAGGCCCTGCACCTGGGGCACATCCCACCGCCCCGACGCCACGAACTGACTCCGGTCCTGTTCACCACGGCCGCCGACGGCGACCCGATCGCCCGCAGGATCGTGGAACGCCAGGCCGAAGAGGTCGTCTCCATGGCGGTGGTGGCCCTGACCCGCCTGGACCTCCTGGCCGAGGAGACCCCCGTCCTCCTGGGCGGCGGCGTCCTGGCAGCTCGCCACCCACAACTCGACGACCACATCGAGCACTTGCTCAGGAGCCGGGCGCCCAAGGCGGTACCACAGGTGGTGACGGCGAGCCCGGTCCTGGGGGCGGCATTGCTGGGACTGGACAGGGTGGGGTCCGGAAAGGGAGCACAGGAGCGATTGCGGAGGCACTTCGACGGGTGA
- a CDS encoding HNH endonuclease, with protein MPHVLVLNASYEPLGVVPLRRALVLVLENKAVCLEESGAYLHSATVTVPAPSVVRLKRFVRVPYRGPVPLTRRALFARDGGRCMYCGGVATSVDHVIPRSRGGKHVWDNVVASCRRCNHVKADRHLFEIGWRLRHKPAPPTGLAWRIIGTGHRDPRWLPYLQPYGADDALARIDGISA; from the coding sequence GTGCCGCATGTCCTGGTCCTGAACGCGTCGTACGAGCCGCTAGGCGTCGTACCGCTCCGCCGCGCGCTCGTCCTCGTCCTCGAGAACAAGGCCGTCTGCCTCGAGGAGTCCGGCGCCTATCTGCACAGCGCGACCGTCACAGTCCCCGCACCCAGCGTGGTCCGGCTCAAGCGATTCGTCCGGGTTCCCTATCGGGGGCCCGTTCCTCTGACCCGCCGGGCGCTGTTCGCCCGCGACGGGGGCCGGTGCATGTACTGCGGTGGCGTCGCAACCAGCGTCGACCACGTCATCCCGCGCAGCCGCGGGGGCAAGCACGTCTGGGACAACGTCGTGGCGTCCTGCCGCCGCTGCAACCACGTGAAGGCCGACCGCCACCTCTTCGAGATCGGCTGGCGGCTGCGCCACAAACCCGCCCCGCCGACCGGCCTGGCCTGGCGCATCATCGGGACCGGCCATAGGGACCCGCGCTGGCTGCCGTACTTGCAGCCGTACGGCGCGGACGACGCCTTGGCCCGGATCGACGGCATTTCCGCCTGA
- a CDS encoding ABC transporter ATP-binding protein encodes MTRPVPVLTASGLMKAHGRTTALRGASIELGAGEILAVTGPSGSGKSTLLHCLAGIVRPDEGSVTYDGRRLEDLPEKRLSELRRTEFGVVFQFGQLIPELTALDNVALPLLLAGTDRAGARERAGEWLERFGVRGQQDLRPGEMSGGQAQRAALARALVTGPRVVFADEPTGALDSLASEQVMTALVRTARETGAAVLLITHDAQVAAYADREVRLSDGTVAGLEVTA; translated from the coding sequence ATGACCAGACCTGTGCCTGTTCTCACGGCCAGTGGCCTCATGAAGGCGCACGGCAGGACGACCGCCCTGCGCGGCGCGTCGATCGAACTGGGCGCCGGCGAGATCCTCGCCGTGACCGGCCCGAGCGGCAGCGGGAAGTCGACGCTGCTGCACTGCCTGGCCGGGATCGTGCGCCCGGACGAGGGCTCGGTGACCTACGACGGCCGGCGCCTGGAGGACCTGCCCGAGAAGCGGCTGAGCGAGCTGCGCCGCACCGAGTTCGGCGTGGTGTTCCAGTTCGGGCAGCTCATCCCCGAGCTGACGGCCCTGGACAACGTCGCCCTGCCGCTGCTGCTGGCCGGCACCGACCGGGCCGGAGCCCGGGAGCGGGCCGGCGAGTGGCTGGAGCGGTTCGGGGTGCGCGGCCAGCAGGACCTGCGGCCGGGCGAGATGAGCGGCGGCCAGGCCCAGCGGGCCGCGCTGGCCCGGGCCCTGGTCACCGGCCCGCGGGTCGTCTTCGCCGACGAGCCGACGGGCGCGCTGGACTCCCTGGCGAGCGAGCAGGTCATGACGGCCCTGGTGCGCACGGCCCGCGAGACGGGCGCGGCGGTCCTGCTGATCACCCACGACGCGCAGGTGGCGGCGTACGCGGACCGCGAGGTGCGGCTCAGCGACGGGACCGTGGCCGGGCTGGAGGTGACCGCGTGA
- a CDS encoding beta-N-acetylglucosaminidase domain-containing protein produces MGLRRGKRAAALAVAVVAGSLGAPPVAVAAPPAPGTASAPTAPTPDTAGAAGLAVWPRPQSLRANGAPVAVPDEVALVADARADRPAVEALRELLRQAGARRITDSAAPGALLVRARTEPVRPGDRHALPSGGYELSVGPGGVSLTGTGQDGLFHAVQTLRQLLRPDGTITAAVVRDWPGTAVRGITEGFYGTAWTHRQRLAQLDFMSRTKQNRYLYAPGDDLYRQARWREPYPAEQRAGFRELAERARRNHVTLGWAVAPGQAMCFASDADVRALTRKLDAMWALGFRAFQLQFQDVSYSEWHCEADAERFGSGPGAAARAQARVANAVARHLADRYPGAAGLSLMPTEYYEDGTTDYRRALAGALAEGVEVAWTGVGVVPRTITGRELAAAREAFRHPLVTMDNYPVNDYDPGRVFLGPYRGREPAVATGSAALLANAMQQPEASRIPLFTAADFAWNPRGYRPGESWRAAIADLAGGDRRREQALAALAGNDASSVLDEEESAYLRPLTEAYWRARTAGGTGGDDTAARRLREAFTVLRELPRRLSGTALAREVGPWAEQLARYGEAGTTALDMLDAQRAGDAAAAWTAYRGLGGLRARLESARVEVGGDVLDPFLQRAQKSYAAWAGIDHEPPRDPGDGRTLRFPHPRSLTAVTILTDPGTEGTAEVHVPGQGWQPLGHLSPSGASELRPRTAPGRDPDRETTEPGAGGKPGRSTTEPGAGGKPGPEQERRGAGGAGAGRVVVDAVRVVGAAPSRVRHLVPWFADSPAASLELTRDRVDAETGRVRRLTAGLGSLRPAETRGRLTVEAPEGVRVRVPSTEVTVPRGTTVEVPVEVTVPRGAPMRSYDVRLRFADATRTLTVRAFPPTGGPDLARTGTARSSGDETPDFPASAANDGDPDTRWSSPVDDGAWWQVELPRPARLGRVVLRWQDAYPSAYRVQVSPDGRRWRTAAAVRDGRGGRESVRMDERDVRFVRVQGEKRATPYGYSLWSAEAYAVTE; encoded by the coding sequence GTGGGACTGCGGCGTGGGAAGCGGGCGGCTGCCCTGGCGGTCGCCGTCGTCGCCGGCAGCCTCGGTGCCCCGCCCGTGGCGGTGGCGGCCCCGCCGGCTCCCGGTACGGCCTCCGCGCCGACCGCGCCGACGCCCGACACGGCCGGGGCGGCGGGCCTGGCGGTGTGGCCGCGCCCGCAGTCCCTGCGGGCGAACGGCGCCCCGGTGGCGGTGCCGGACGAGGTCGCCCTGGTCGCCGACGCGCGGGCGGACCGTCCGGCCGTCGAGGCCCTGCGCGAGCTGCTGCGGCAGGCCGGGGCCCGCCGGATCACGGACTCCGCCGCACCCGGGGCCCTGCTCGTCCGCGCGCGGACGGAACCCGTGCGCCCCGGCGACCGCCACGCGCTCCCCTCCGGCGGGTACGAGCTGTCCGTGGGCCCGGGCGGCGTCAGCCTCACCGGCACCGGCCAGGACGGCCTGTTCCACGCCGTGCAGACGCTGCGCCAGCTGTTGCGCCCCGACGGCACGATCACGGCGGCCGTCGTACGCGACTGGCCCGGCACCGCCGTACGCGGCATCACGGAGGGCTTCTACGGCACCGCGTGGACGCACCGGCAGCGGCTGGCGCAGCTCGACTTCATGAGCCGCACCAAGCAGAACCGGTACCTGTACGCCCCCGGCGACGACCTCTACCGGCAGGCCCGCTGGCGCGAGCCGTACCCGGCGGAGCAGCGGGCCGGGTTCCGGGAGCTGGCCGAGCGGGCGCGCCGCAACCACGTGACGCTCGGCTGGGCGGTGGCCCCGGGGCAGGCGATGTGCTTCGCGTCGGACGCCGACGTGCGGGCGCTGACGCGGAAGCTGGACGCGATGTGGGCGCTGGGGTTCCGGGCCTTCCAGCTGCAGTTCCAGGACGTCAGCTACAGCGAGTGGCACTGCGAGGCGGACGCCGAGCGGTTCGGCTCCGGTCCCGGGGCGGCCGCGCGGGCGCAGGCCCGGGTGGCGAACGCGGTGGCCCGGCACCTGGCGGACCGGTATCCCGGGGCGGCCGGGCTGTCCCTGATGCCGACCGAGTACTACGAGGACGGCACGACCGACTACCGGCGGGCGCTGGCGGGCGCCCTGGCCGAGGGGGTCGAGGTGGCGTGGACGGGCGTCGGGGTGGTGCCGCGCACCATCACGGGACGTGAACTGGCCGCCGCGCGGGAGGCGTTCCGGCACCCGCTGGTCACGATGGACAACTACCCGGTCAACGACTACGACCCGGGCCGCGTCTTCCTCGGCCCGTACCGGGGCCGGGAGCCGGCCGTGGCGACCGGTTCGGCCGCCCTGCTCGCCAACGCGATGCAGCAGCCGGAGGCGTCCCGCATCCCGCTGTTCACCGCCGCGGACTTCGCCTGGAACCCGCGCGGCTACCGGCCGGGCGAGTCCTGGCGGGCCGCGATCGCCGACCTCGCGGGCGGGGACCGGCGCCGCGAACAGGCCCTGGCCGCGCTCGCCGGCAACGACGCGTCGTCGGTGCTGGACGAGGAGGAGTCGGCGTATCTGCGCCCGCTGACCGAGGCGTACTGGCGGGCCCGTACGGCGGGCGGCACCGGCGGGGACGACACCGCCGCGCGCCGGCTGCGCGAGGCCTTCACGGTGCTGCGCGAGCTGCCCCGGCGGCTGTCGGGCACGGCCCTGGCCAGGGAGGTCGGCCCCTGGGCGGAGCAGCTGGCGCGGTACGGCGAGGCGGGCACGACCGCGCTCGACATGCTGGACGCGCAGCGCGCCGGGGACGCGGCGGCGGCCTGGACGGCGTACCGCGGGCTCGGCGGTCTGCGGGCCCGGCTGGAGTCGGCCCGGGTCGAGGTCGGCGGGGACGTGCTCGACCCGTTCCTGCAGCGGGCGCAGAAGTCGTACGCCGCCTGGGCGGGCATCGACCACGAGCCGCCCCGCGACCCCGGCGACGGCCGCACGCTGCGTTTCCCGCACCCCCGTTCCCTGACCGCCGTGACGATCCTGACCGATCCCGGCACGGAGGGCACCGCCGAGGTCCACGTCCCCGGCCAGGGCTGGCAGCCCCTCGGCCACCTGTCCCCCTCCGGCGCCAGCGAACTGCGCCCGCGCACCGCGCCCGGACGGGACCCCGACCGGGAGACGACGGAACCGGGCGCGGGCGGGAAGCCCGGCCGATCGACGACGGAACCGGGCGCGGGCGGGAAGCCCGGGCCGGAGCAGGAGCGGCGGGGCGCCGGTGGGGCCGGTGCGGGCCGGGTCGTGGTGGACGCCGTGCGGGTCGTCGGGGCCGCCCCGTCCCGTGTGCGGCATCTCGTTCCGTGGTTCGCGGACTCCCCGGCCGCGTCCCTGGAGCTGACGCGCGACCGCGTGGACGCCGAGACCGGCCGGGTCCGGCGGCTGACGGCCGGGCTCGGCTCGCTGCGTCCGGCCGAGACCCGCGGCCGGCTCACCGTGGAGGCGCCCGAGGGCGTCCGGGTCCGGGTGCCGAGCACCGAGGTGACCGTGCCCCGCGGCACGACCGTGGAGGTCCCGGTCGAGGTGACCGTGCCGCGCGGCGCGCCGATGCGGTCGTACGACGTCCGGCTGCGCTTCGCGGACGCGACCCGCACGCTCACCGTCCGCGCCTTCCCGCCCACCGGCGGCCCCGACCTGGCCCGCACCGGCACCGCCCGCTCCTCGGGCGACGAGACGCCCGACTTCCCGGCGTCGGCGGCGAACGACGGCGACCCGGACACGCGCTGGTCCTCCCCGGTCGACGACGGCGCCTGGTGGCAGGTCGAGCTGCCCCGCCCGGCACGCCTCGGACGGGTGGTGCTGCGCTGGCAGGACGCGTACCCCTCCGCGTACCGGGTCCAGGTCTCGCCGGACGGCCGCCGCTGGCGCACGGCCGCCGCGGTACGGGACGGCCGGGGCGGTCGTGAGAGCGTCCGCATGGACGAGCGCGACGTGCGCTTCGTACGGGTGCAGGGCGAGAAGCGGGCCACGCCGTACGGGTACTCGCTGTGGTCGGCGGAGGCGTACGCCGTCACGGAGTGA
- a CDS encoding mechanosensitive ion channel family protein — protein sequence MSLSVADAVLLAAGPSPSPSPSDMQSPRVPSLQDAQESATNAAGWVEQNWSTWLAIGLQVLLVLVIAAVLRVAVRRAITKLIDRMSRTAQSSDGSPLGGLLVNVERRRQRSQAIGSVLRSVASFLIMGTAALMILSAFNINLAPLLASAGVAGVAIGFGARNLVTDFLSGVFMILEDQYGVGDTIDAGVASGEVIEVGLRVTKLRGDNGEIWYVRNGEVKRIGNLSQGWATANVDVTVAASEDLDKVKATLDEVAGKMGAEEPWNELLWGPIEVLGLDSVLLDSMVVRLSAKTMPGKSLTVERELRWRVKRAFDAADIRIVGGATAPAEEAPDDPTAGMAAPSAYANTASPQSAAASPLTPPAPTSTTK from the coding sequence GTGTCCTTGTCCGTTGCGGACGCCGTCCTGCTGGCCGCCGGCCCGTCGCCGTCGCCGAGCCCGTCGGATATGCAGTCCCCGAGAGTGCCCTCGCTCCAGGACGCCCAGGAGAGCGCGACGAACGCCGCCGGCTGGGTCGAGCAGAACTGGTCGACCTGGCTCGCGATCGGGTTGCAGGTCCTGCTGGTCCTGGTCATAGCGGCCGTGCTGAGGGTCGCGGTGCGGCGGGCGATCACCAAGCTCATAGACCGGATGAGCCGCACGGCGCAGAGCTCGGACGGGAGTCCGCTGGGCGGCCTGCTGGTCAATGTCGAGCGCCGCCGTCAGCGCTCGCAGGCGATCGGCTCGGTGCTGCGCTCGGTGGCCAGCTTCCTCATCATGGGCACGGCCGCCCTGATGATCCTCTCCGCGTTCAACATCAACCTGGCCCCGCTGCTGGCCTCCGCCGGTGTCGCGGGCGTGGCGATCGGTTTCGGCGCCCGCAACCTGGTCACGGACTTCCTCTCCGGCGTCTTCATGATCCTGGAGGACCAGTACGGCGTCGGCGACACGATCGACGCGGGCGTCGCCTCCGGCGAGGTGATCGAGGTGGGCCTGCGCGTGACCAAGCTGCGCGGCGACAACGGCGAGATCTGGTACGTCCGCAACGGCGAGGTCAAGCGCATCGGCAACCTCTCGCAGGGCTGGGCGACGGCCAACGTCGACGTCACGGTCGCCGCCTCCGAGGACCTGGACAAGGTCAAGGCCACGCTCGACGAGGTCGCCGGGAAGATGGGCGCCGAGGAGCCCTGGAACGAGCTGCTGTGGGGCCCGATCGAGGTGCTGGGCCTGGACAGCGTCCTGCTGGACTCGATGGTCGTGCGGCTCTCGGCCAAGACGATGCCGGGCAAGTCCCTGACCGTGGAGCGCGAGCTGCGCTGGCGCGTCAAGCGGGCCTTCGACGCGGCGGACATCAGGATCGTCGGCGGCGCCACGGCCCCGGCGGAGGAGGCGCCCGACGACCCCACGGCGGGGATGGCGGCCCCGTCGGCGTACGCGAACACGGCGTCCCCGCAGTCGGCGGCGGCGTCCCCGCTCACGCCCCCCGCGCCGACGAGCACCACGAAGTAG
- a CDS encoding ROK family transcriptional regulator produces MAGTAGTPGTPRVLRAMNDRAALDLLLEHGRLSRTRIGKLTGLSKPTASQLLARLEAAGLVLATGTTAGRPGPHAQLYEVNPAAGHAAGLDVTPERILAAVADITGRTVGRFELPTPGRRTGTPVVQQVTDALDGAVKAAGLTRDDVHRLVIGTPGAFDPTTGRLRYAAHLPGWHSPTLLDGLAAALPMPFEYENDVNLVALAEQRLGAARGHADFVLLWNQEGLGAALVLGGRLHRGWTGGAGEVGFLPVPGTPLVRQVTKANSGGYQELAGAQAVPRLARELGIEDIPEGPYTEAAAHLLARAAQSDDDAHRRLLETYATRLATGLASLVSVLDPELVVLSGAALTSGGEALRALVQAELEELAASRPRLVVGDVREHPVLRGALESALATTRDEVFDTSR; encoded by the coding sequence ATGGCAGGAACCGCCGGCACGCCGGGCACCCCGCGCGTCCTGCGCGCCATGAACGACCGGGCCGCCCTCGACCTGCTCCTGGAACACGGCCGGCTCTCCCGTACCCGCATCGGCAAGCTCACCGGCCTGTCCAAGCCCACCGCGTCCCAGCTCCTGGCCCGCCTGGAGGCGGCCGGGCTCGTCCTGGCCACCGGCACCACCGCAGGCCGGCCGGGCCCGCACGCCCAGCTGTACGAGGTCAACCCGGCGGCCGGTCACGCCGCCGGGCTCGACGTCACCCCCGAGCGGATCCTGGCCGCGGTCGCCGACATCACCGGCCGCACGGTCGGCCGCTTCGAACTGCCCACCCCCGGCAGGCGCACCGGCACCCCGGTCGTCCAGCAGGTCACCGACGCCCTGGACGGCGCGGTGAAGGCGGCGGGCCTCACCCGGGACGACGTCCACCGCCTGGTCATCGGCACCCCCGGCGCCTTCGACCCCACCACGGGCCGCCTGCGCTACGCCGCCCACCTGCCCGGCTGGCACTCCCCCACCCTCCTGGACGGGCTCGCCGCCGCCCTGCCGATGCCCTTCGAGTACGAGAACGACGTCAACCTCGTCGCGCTCGCCGAACAGCGCCTCGGCGCGGCCCGGGGCCACGCGGACTTCGTGCTGCTGTGGAACCAGGAGGGCCTGGGCGCCGCCCTGGTCCTCGGCGGCCGGCTGCACCGCGGCTGGACCGGCGGCGCGGGCGAGGTCGGCTTCCTGCCCGTGCCGGGCACGCCCCTGGTCCGCCAGGTCACCAAGGCCAACAGCGGCGGCTACCAGGAGCTGGCCGGCGCCCAGGCCGTCCCGCGCCTGGCCCGCGAACTGGGCATCGAGGACATCCCCGAGGGCCCGTACACCGAGGCCGCCGCCCACCTGCTGGCCCGGGCGGCACAGAGCGACGACGACGCCCACCGCCGCCTCCTCGAGACCTACGCGACCCGGCTCGCCACCGGTCTGGCCTCCCTCGTCTCGGTCCTCGACCCCGAGCTCGTCGTCCTGAGCGGCGCGGCCCTCACCTCGGGCGGCGAGGCGCTGCGCGCCCTCGTCCAGGCCGAGCTGGAGGAGCTGGCCGCGTCCCGCCCGCGCCTGGTCGTGGGCGACGTCCGTGAACACCCCGTGCTGCGCGGCGCGCTGGAGAGCGCGCTCGCGACCACGCGCGACGAGGTCTTCGACACCTCCCGCTGA
- a CDS encoding 6-phospho-beta-glucosidase translates to MKLTVVGGGSTYTPELVDGFARLRDTLPVGELVLMDPAEDRLALVGGLARRILARQGHPGRITTTTDLDEAVDGADAVLLQLRVGGQAARQQDETWPLECGCVGQETTGAGGLAKALRTVPVVLDIADRVRRTNPRAWIIDFTNPVGIVTRALLQAGHRAIGLCNVAIGLQRTFARLLDVAPTDLHLDHVGLNHLTWETAVRLGGPEGEDVLPKLLTAHGDTIATGLRLPRPLLDTLGTIPSYYLRYYYAHDEVVRDLRTKPSRAAEVADMERRLLEMYADPALDEKPDLLAKRGGAYYSEAAVDLAASLLGNTGTPYQVVNTHNNGTLPFLPDDAVIEVQAAVSAKGASPLPVRPVDPVYAGLMANVTAYEHLALEAALHGGRDRVFRALLAHPLIGQYAYAETLTDRLVAHNREHLAWA, encoded by the coding sequence ATGAAACTCACCGTGGTCGGCGGAGGTTCGACCTACACCCCCGAACTCGTGGACGGCTTCGCCCGCCTGAGGGACACCCTGCCCGTCGGGGAACTGGTCCTCATGGACCCCGCCGAGGACCGTCTGGCCCTGGTGGGCGGCCTCGCCCGCCGCATCCTGGCCCGCCAGGGCCACCCCGGCCGGATCACCACCACCACCGACCTGGACGAGGCGGTGGACGGCGCGGACGCGGTCCTCCTGCAACTCCGCGTGGGCGGCCAGGCGGCCCGCCAACAGGACGAGACCTGGCCCCTGGAGTGCGGCTGCGTGGGCCAGGAGACCACCGGCGCCGGGGGCCTGGCGAAAGCCCTGCGCACGGTCCCGGTCGTCCTGGACATCGCGGACCGCGTCCGCCGCACCAACCCCCGTGCCTGGATCATCGACTTCACCAACCCGGTCGGCATCGTGACCCGCGCCCTGCTCCAGGCGGGCCACAGGGCGATCGGCCTGTGCAACGTGGCGATCGGCCTGCAACGCACGTTCGCCCGCCTGCTGGACGTCGCGCCCACCGACCTCCACCTGGACCACGTGGGCCTCAACCACCTCACCTGGGAGACGGCGGTCCGCCTGGGCGGCCCGGAGGGCGAGGACGTCCTGCCGAAGCTGCTGACCGCCCACGGCGACACCATCGCCACCGGCCTCCGCCTCCCGCGCCCCCTGCTCGACACGCTGGGGACGATCCCCTCCTACTACCTGCGCTACTACTACGCGCACGACGAGGTCGTACGAGACCTCCGGACGAAACCCTCCCGGGCGGCCGAAGTCGCCGACATGGAACGGCGTCTGCTGGAGATGTACGCGGACCCGGCCCTGGACGAGAAGCCGGACCTGCTCGCCAAGCGGGGCGGCGCCTACTACTCCGAGGCAGCCGTGGACCTGGCGGCGTCCCTGCTGGGCAACACGGGCACGCCCTACCAGGTGGTGAACACGCACAACAACGGCACGCTCCCCTTCCTCCCCGACGACGCGGTGATCGAGGTCCAGGCGGCGGTGAGCGCCAAGGGCGCCTCCCCCCTCCCCGTCCGCCCCGTGGACCCCGTCTACGCGGGCCTGATGGCCAACGTCACGGCCTACGAGCACCTCGCCCTCGAAGCCGCCCTGCACGGCGGCCGGGACCGCGTCTTCCGCGCCCTGCTCGCCCACCCCCTCATCGGCCAGTACGCGTACGCCGAGACGCTCACCGACCGGCTCGTCGCACACAACCGGGAGCACCTCGCGTGGGCCTGA
- a CDS encoding PadR family transcriptional regulator, translating to MSTRHILLGLLATGPSHGYDLKRRHDERFPQARPLAYGQVYTTLQRLVRDGLAEIEGTDSDGGPERTMYRATDQGTSELSRWAAEIAPPAPFVTNEIFAKVVVAILTGGDPAAYLSAQRAAHMARMRELTAVKAARSADLATVLSADYALNHLDADLRWMNTTAARLTTLTAEVDAA from the coding sequence ATGAGCACCCGCCACATCCTGCTGGGCCTGCTCGCCACGGGTCCGAGCCACGGCTACGACCTCAAGCGACGCCACGACGAACGCTTCCCGCAGGCCCGCCCGCTGGCCTACGGGCAGGTCTACACGACCCTCCAACGCCTCGTCCGGGACGGCCTCGCCGAGATCGAGGGCACCGACTCGGACGGCGGCCCGGAGCGGACGATGTACCGCGCGACGGACCAGGGGACGAGCGAGCTGTCCCGCTGGGCCGCCGAGATCGCCCCGCCCGCGCCCTTCGTGACGAACGAGATCTTCGCCAAGGTCGTCGTCGCGATCCTCACGGGCGGCGACCCGGCCGCGTACCTGAGCGCCCAGCGCGCCGCCCACATGGCGCGAATGCGGGAGCTCACGGCGGTCAAGGCCGCCAGGAGCGCCGACCTGGCGACCGTGCTCTCGGCGGACTACGCCCTCAACCACCTCGACGCCGACCTCCGCTGGATGAACACCACAGCGGCCCGGCTCACCACCCTGACCGCGGAGGTCGACGCAGCATGA